A stretch of DNA from Bacillus sp. FJAT-45350:
TCGACATATTGAATGTTCACCTCTTATTATTATTTGGTTAACAATATAATAATGGAACTAAAACTAGAATGTCAACCTGTTATGGATAAAAGTTTACTAACATCTATAAAATTAAATAGTTTTTAATTGTATTAGGCACATAATTTGCATAAGGTAATGATAGGATTCTAATATTGTTTTTAATTTATATGGGTATTTACTGAGAGAAGGGGGGAGTTTATGATGAATCGACCAGCTGGATTCTGGATTCGCCTAGGTGCAATTATCCTAGATGGACTTATCTTAGCGATTGTTTTTATTCCTCTTGCAATCGTACTAGGTTTTAATTCGGACCAATCTGAAGTGTTTCAATCACTAGTTGAGCTAGTCTATAGTATTCTTTTACCAGTAACGTGGGTAGGGTATACGATTGGTAAACGGATATGCGGAGTGCGGATTGTGAAAGTAAACGGAGAAAATGTTGGTATTGGTACGATGCTATTACGTGAGGTAGTAGGGCGCTTAGTTTATATTTTAACGTTAGGTATTGGAATTATCGTTAGTGCCTTTATGGTTGGTCTAAGGCAAGACAAACGAGCAATTCATGATCTAATTGCGGGAACTTATGTTACGTATGAAGCGCCGGAAGAGACGAACCCTTATTAATCGTCACAATGATAACAAATAAGAAGAGAAGGTGCATCAATGGTTAAACATTTGATGCGTCTTTTTTTATTTTAGTTGCACCATTAATCAAACGTTTAATTAAACTGAAATTAGGAATAGTAATAGTAAGATTTCGACTAGAAAAATGAGTAATCGACTTTTTCAACATTCCC
This window harbors:
- a CDS encoding RDD family protein — translated: MMNRPAGFWIRLGAIILDGLILAIVFIPLAIVLGFNSDQSEVFQSLVELVYSILLPVTWVGYTIGKRICGVRIVKVNGENVGIGTMLLREVVGRLVYILTLGIGIIVSAFMVGLRQDKRAIHDLIAGTYVTYEAPEETNPY